In a single window of the Lates calcarifer isolate ASB-BC8 linkage group LG1, TLL_Latcal_v3, whole genome shotgun sequence genome:
- the LOC108891835 gene encoding olfactory receptor 11A1-like translates to MDDELNITYITLDGHVEVHKYRYLYFVIMLTVYILIICCNFTIVCLIWIHNNLHEPMYIFIAALLINSVLFSTNIYPKLLIDFMSEKQIISYSTCLFQFFLFYSLGSSEFLLLAVMAYDRYVSICKPLQYPTIMTKTTVSIFLCLAWLVPACHIAVLVIMMILSADMKLCNLTLNGIICNNSIYNLHCVNSRVRSIFGVILLIITALFPFLFIVFTYARILVVSYRSCRNVRKKAAQTCLPHLLVLISFSCLCAYDVTIVRLGSEFPKTARLIMTLQVILYHPLFNPIIYGLKMKEISKHLKKLFCQTKAM, encoded by the exons ATGGATGATGAACttaatataacatatataactCTTGATGGGCATGTTGAAGTGCACAAATACAGATATCTCTATTTTGTGATCATGTTAACAGTGTATATTTTAATAATCTGCTGTAATTTCACCATTGTGTGTCTTATTTGGATTCACAATAACCTCCATGAacctatgtacattttcattgcagctttgtTAATCAACTCTGTTCTTTTCAGCACTAATATCTACCCAAAGTTGTTAATTGACTTtatgtctgaaaaacagatcatatcATATTCAACCTGCCtctttcaattttttttgttttactcattAGGAAGTTCTGAATTCTTACTCTTGGCAGTCATGGCctatgacaggtatgtgtcGATATGTAAACCTCTACAATATCCAACTATCATGACAAAAACcactgtcagtatttttctgtgtttagctTGGCTGGTACCTGCTTGTCACATTGCAGTTCTAGTAATAATGA TGATACTGAGTGCTGATATGAAACTTTGTAATTTAACCTTAAATGGAATAATTTGTAACAACTCAATTTACAATCTCCACTGTGTGAATTCAAGAGTACGATCTATATTTGGCGTTATTCTTCTGATAATCACTGcacttttcccttttctcttcatAGTTTTTACATATGCCAGGATACTTGTAGTCTCTTATCGAAGTTGTagaaatgtcaggaaaaaagctgcacagacctgtTTACCTCACCTGTTGGTTTTAATCAGCTTCTCCTGCTTGTGTGCATATGATGTCACTATAGTTCGACTGGGATCAGAATTTCCAAAAACTGCACgtttaataatgactttacaaGTGATTTTGTATCATCCTCTCTTTAATCCAATTATATATGgactaaaaatgaaagaaatatctaAACACCTGAAGAAGCTGTTCTGTCAAACTAAAGCAATGTGA
- the LOC108891832 gene encoding LOW QUALITY PROTEIN: olfactory receptor 6N2-like (The sequence of the model RefSeq protein was modified relative to this genomic sequence to represent the inferred CDS: substituted 1 base at 1 genomic stop codon), which translates to MDDELNITYITLDGHVEVHKYRYLYFVIMLTVYILIICCNFTIVCLIWIHNNLHEPMYIFIAALLINSVLFSTNIYPKLLIDFMSEKQIISYSTCLFQFFLFHSLGSSEFLLLAVMAYDRYVSICKPLQYPTIMTKTTVSIFLCSAWVVPTCHIAVLVIMSVDMKLCNLTLRGIFCNNSIYNLHCVSSRVRSIFGVITVIITALFPLLFILFTYTRILIISYQSCRNVRKKAAQTCLPHLLVLISFSCLCAYDIIIVRLGSEFPKTARLIITLQVILYHPLFNPIIYGLKMKEISKHLKRLFCQTKVMXFM; encoded by the exons ATGGATGATGAACttaatataacatatataactCTTGATGGGCATGTAGAAGTGCACAAATACAGATATCTCTATTTTGTGATCATGTTAACAGTGTATATTTTAATAATCTGCTGTAATTTCACCATTGTGTGTCTTATTTGGATTCACAATAACCTCCATGAacctatgtacattttcattgcagctttgtTAATCAACTCTGTTCTTTTCAGCACTAATATCTACCCAAAGTTGTTAATTGACTTtatgtctgaaaaacagatcatatcATATTCAACCTgcctctttcagttttttttgtttcactcaTTAGGAAGTTCTGAATTCTTACTCTTGGCAGTCATGGCctatgacaggtatgtgtcGATATGTAAGCCTCTGCAATATCCAACTATCATGACAAAAACcactgtcagtatttttctgtgttcagCTTGGGTGGTGCCTACTTGTCACATTGCAGTTCTAGTAATAATGAGTGTAGATATGAAACTTTGCAATTTAACCTTGAGAGGAATTTTTTGTAACAACTCAATTTACAATCTCCACTGTGTGAGTTCGAGAGTACGATCTATATTTGGTGTCATTACTGTGATAATCACTGCActtttccctctgctcttcatACTTTTTACATATACTAGAATACTTATAATCTCTTATCAAAGTTGTagaaatgtcaggaaaaaagctgcacagacctgtTTACCTCACCTGTTGGTTTTAATCAGCTTCTCCTGCTTGTGTGCATATGATATTATTATAGTTCGACTGGGATCAGAATTTCCAAAAACTGCACGTTTAATAATAACTTTACAAGTGATTTTGTATCATCCTCTCTTTAATCCAATTATATATGgactaaaaatgaaagaaatatctaAACACCTGAAGAGGCTGTTCTGTCAAACTAAAGTGATGTGAT TTATGTAA
- the LOC108891831 gene encoding olfactory receptor 13C2-like, which yields MDEELNVTYMITLAGHVEVHRYRYLYFMIICIVYMLIICSNSTIVYLIWTHQNLHEPMYIFIAALSLNSVLFSTNIYPKLLVDFLSEKQIISYQACLVQYFMFYALGGSEFLLLSAMAYDRYVSICKPLQYPTIMTKTTIKIFLALAWLVPACQLVASATMSANQKLCGFNLRVIFCNNSIYKLHCETSRTISVYGVFILLNVALFPMLFIIFTYAKIFITTYRSCKEVRKKAAETCLPHLLVLINFSLLCTYDVIIVRLESDIPKIARLIMTLQIVLYHPLFNPIIYGIKMKEISKHLKHLLRQDKMK from the coding sequence atggatgaagaattaaatgtaacatatatGATAACTCTTGCTGGGCATGTGGAAGTTCACAGATACAGATACCTTTATTTTATGATAATTTGTATTGTGTATATGCTAATAATCTGCAGTAATTCTACCATTGTGTACCTGATCTGGACTCACCAAAACCTCCATGAgcctatgtacattttcattgcagctttgtCACTAAACTCTGTTCTGTTCAGCACTAACATCTACCCAAAACTTTTGGTCgactttttatctgaaaaacagatcatatcCTATCAGGCCTGTCTTGTtcagtattttatgttttatgcttTAGGCGGTTCAGAATTCTTACTGTTGTCAGCCATGGCctatgacaggtatgtgtctaTATGTAAACCTCTGCAATATCCAACTATCATGACAAAAACTACCATCAAAATCTTTCTGGCTTTAGCTTGGCTTGTGCCTGCTTGTCAGCTTGTGGCATCAGCAACAATGAGCGCTAATCAAAAGCTCTGTGGCTTCAATTTGAGAGTCATTTTTTGCAATAACTCAATTTACAAACTTCATTGTGAGACTTCAAGAACAATTTCTGTATATGGTGTGTTCATTTTGCTAAATGTTGCACTTTTTCCTATGCTCTTCATAATCTTTACATATGCAAAAATATTTATCACAACCTATCGAAGTTGCAAAGAagtcaggaaaaaagctgcagagacCTGTTTACCTCACCTGCTGGTTTTAATTAACTTTTCCTTGTTGTGCACGTATGATGTTATTATAGTTCGACTGGAATCTGATATTCCAAAAATTGCTCgtttaataatgactttacaaATAGTTTTGTATCATCCTCTATTTAATCCAATCATATATgggataaaaatgaaagaaatctcTAAACACCTCAAACATTTGCTACGTcaagataaaatgaaataa
- the LOC108891830 gene encoding olfactory receptor 11A1-like, whose translation MDEELNVTYMITLDGHVEVHKYRFLYFIIMFTVYILIICSNSTIVYLIWTHQNLHEPMYIFIAALSLNSVLFSTNIYPKLLIDFLSEKQIISYQACLVQYFMCYAIGGSEFLLLSAMAYDRYVSICKPLQYPTIMTKTTISIFLVLAWLVPACQLVASATMSANQKLCGFNLRVIFCNNSIYKLHCETSRTISVYGVFILLNVALFPMLFIIFTYAKIFITTYRSCKEVRKKAAETCLPHLLVLINFSLLCTYDVIIVRLESDIPKLARLFMTLQITVYNPLFNPIIYGLKMKEISKHLKRLLCQNKMK comes from the coding sequence atggatgaagaattaaatgtaacatatatGATAACTCTTGATGGGCATGTGGAAGTTCACAAATACAGATTCCTTTATTTTATAAtcatgtttacagtatatattctaATAATCTGCAGTAATTCTACCATTGTGTACCTGATCTGGACTCACCAAAACCTCCATGAacctatgtacattttcattgcagctttgtCACTAAACTCTGTTCTGTTCAGCACTAATATCTACCCAAAACTTTTGattgactttttatctgaaaaacagatcatatcCTATCAGGCCTGTCTTGTTCagtattttatgtgttatgCCATAGGTGGTTcagagtttttactgttgtcagccatggcctatgacaggtatgtgtctaTATGTAAACCTCTGCAATATCCAACTATCATGACAAAAACTACTATCAGTATTTTCTTGGTTTTAGCTTGGCTTGTGCCTGCTTGTCAGCTTGTGGCATCAGCAACAATGAGCGCTAATCAAAAGCTCTGTGGCTTCAATTTGAGAGTCATTTTTTGCAATAACTCAATTTACAAACTTCATTGTGAGACTTCAAGAACAATTTCTGTATATGGTGTGTTCATTTTGCTAAATGTTGCACTTTTTCCTATGCTCTTCATAATCTTTACATATGCAAAAATATTTATCACAACCTATCGAAGTTGCAAAGAagtcaggaaaaaagctgcagagacCTGTTTACCTCACCTGCTGGTTTTAATTAACTTTTCCTTGTTGTGCACATATGATGTTATTATAGTTCGACTGGAATCTGATATTCCAAAACTTGCACGTTTATTTATGACTTTACAGATAACTGTGTATAATCCTCTCTTTAATCCAATCATATATGgactaaaaatgaaagaaatctcTAAACACCTCAAACGTTTGctatgtcaaaataaaatgaaataa
- the LOC108891845 gene encoding olfactory receptor 10AG1-like, whose translation MDEEINLTYITLSGYVEVEKYRYVYFVIIFTVYILIICCNSTIVCLIVIHKNLHEPMYVFIAALLVNSVLYSTTIYPKLLVDFLSEKQIISHPLCHFQYFIFYTLGGSEFLLLSAMAYDRYVSICKPLQYPTVMTKTTVSVFLVLAWLLPAFQVAGSATLSANRKLCSFTLKGIFCNNSVYKLHCVSSRALSVYGVIVLLNIVFFPMLYIVFTYIRILIISYRSCREVRKKAAQTCLPHLLVLISFSLLCTYDIIILRLESDFPKTARLINDFTSGFISSSL comes from the coding sequence ATGGATGAAGAAATAAATCTAACATATATAACTCTAAGTGGGTATGTAGAAGTTGAAAAATACAGAtatgtttattttgtaattatttttacagtatatattctaATAATCTGCTGTAATTCTACTATTGTGTGTCTTATTGTGATTCACAAAAACCTCCATGAGCCTATGTACgttttcattgcagctttgtTAGTGAACTCTGTTCTTTACAGCACTACTATCTACCCAAAGCTTTTGGTGGACTTTTTatcagaaaaacagatcatatcGCACccactgtgtcattttcagtattttatattttacactttaGGGGGTTCtgagtttttactgttgtcagccatggcctatgacaggtatgtgtctaTATGTAAACCTCTACAATATCCAACCGTCATGACAAAAActactgtcagtgttttcttggTTTTAGCTTGGCTTCTGCCTGCCTTTCAGGTTGCAGGGTCAGCTACACTGAGTGCTAACAGAAAACTCTGCAGCTTCACTTTGAAAGGAATTTTTTGTAACAATTCAGTTTACAAACTTCACTGTGTGAGCTCAAGGGCGCTGTCTGTGTATGGTGTGATTGTTTTGCtcaatattgtattttttcctaTGCTTTACATCGTTTTTACATACATCAGGATACTGATCATATCCTATAGGAGCTGTAGAGAggtcaggaaaaaagctgcacagacctgtTTACCTCACCTGCTGGTTCTaatcagtttttcattattgtGTACATACGATATCATTATACTTAGACTAGAATCAGATTTTCCGAAAACAGCACGTTTAATCAATGACTTTACAAGTGGTTTTATATCATCCTCTCTTTAA